The following are from one region of the Hyalangium gracile genome:
- a CDS encoding SDR family NAD(P)-dependent oxidoreductase has product MNDFDFAGKTVLVTGSSMGIGEAFARELDARGAKLVLVARSKDKLEALASGLQSAQVIAEDLAKPDAARRVLDEVTRRGLELDVLINNAGFGVHGPFMDVPLESQRGQIELNIGALVELTHAFLPMLERRRGGIIHVASVAGYQPTPYFAVYGATKAFVLSFSEALWAEYKDRGVRVVCVSPGATDTQFFARAGDAASAGVRRVPPEGVVRLGLEAFQKNRSSVVHGFANRVGTSLVPLFPRAFVAKMFARLTAPKPPALPAPAR; this is encoded by the coding sequence ATGAACGACTTCGACTTCGCGGGGAAGACCGTACTCGTCACAGGCAGCTCCATGGGAATCGGAGAGGCCTTCGCGCGGGAGCTCGACGCACGCGGCGCGAAGCTCGTGCTCGTCGCGCGCAGCAAGGACAAGCTCGAGGCGCTCGCATCAGGACTCCAGAGCGCCCAGGTCATCGCGGAAGACCTGGCGAAGCCGGACGCCGCCCGACGCGTGCTCGATGAAGTGACGCGGCGCGGGCTGGAGCTCGACGTGCTCATCAACAACGCGGGCTTCGGGGTGCATGGGCCGTTCATGGACGTCCCCCTCGAGTCCCAGCGGGGCCAGATCGAGCTCAACATCGGAGCCCTGGTCGAGCTCACGCACGCCTTCCTCCCCATGCTCGAGCGGCGGCGGGGAGGCATCATCCACGTCGCCTCGGTCGCCGGGTACCAGCCGACGCCGTACTTCGCCGTCTACGGAGCGACCAAGGCCTTCGTGCTCTCGTTCAGTGAAGCGCTCTGGGCCGAGTACAAGGACCGCGGAGTGCGCGTGGTGTGCGTATCCCCTGGAGCCACGGACACGCAGTTCTTCGCTCGCGCGGGCGATGCGGCCAGCGCAGGCGTGAGGCGAGTGCCACCGGAAGGCGTCGTGCGGCTCGGGCTCGAAGCCTTCCAGAAGAACCGCTCGTCGGTCGTCCATGGCTTCGCGAACAGGGTGGGCACGTCCCTGGTTCCGCTCTTCCCTCGGGCCTTCGTGGCGAAGATGTTCGCACGCCTCACGGCGCCCAAGCCGCCCGCCCTGCCCGCTCCCGCGCGCTGA
- a CDS encoding DUF418 domain-containing protein encodes MSATPLPVSAVEAPARPVDDSERVVLLDVLRGFALCGVFVSNSFTWFSGRNLLPRAQAQALAAPPLEAAVNALYHFLVNQKFVTLFSFLFGLGFSIQLTRAEARGSPVVPLYSRRLLVLLGFGGVHLFGVWAGDVLSTYAVLGFVLLLFRQRSDRTVLAWALVLLVAAPLLIPILQRFGPVLLHGAEAAAQAAKVHEEHSAQMRARFLAGLSSHSFWTSQRENARYFLWEMLPQVNRLLWMLGILGRFLLGLLAGRHLLMQEVERNRPWHRRLLVWGLVPGLLGNGAWVVVMHLRAAGVVDPARDAWMVLMPAIQELGFLGLAAVYVAAFALLFQRERWRQGMRVLAPVGRMALTHYLLQSVVSLCLYDGWGLGLVGRLPPSRCVALTLAVFALQVAISHVWLSRFRFGPAEWLWRSLTYGRAQPMRPAPARATESSSLGGTSDSRGD; translated from the coding sequence ATGTCCGCCACCCCTCTTCCCGTCTCGGCGGTCGAGGCCCCAGCCCGCCCGGTGGATGACTCCGAGCGGGTGGTCCTCCTGGACGTGCTGCGCGGCTTCGCGCTGTGCGGCGTCTTCGTCTCCAACAGCTTCACCTGGTTCAGCGGCCGCAACCTCCTGCCGCGCGCGCAGGCCCAGGCACTGGCGGCACCTCCGCTCGAGGCGGCCGTCAATGCCCTCTACCACTTCCTGGTGAACCAGAAGTTCGTCACCCTCTTCTCCTTCCTCTTCGGGCTGGGCTTCTCCATCCAGCTCACTCGCGCCGAGGCTCGGGGCAGTCCCGTCGTCCCGCTGTACTCGCGACGGCTGCTGGTGCTGCTGGGCTTCGGCGGGGTGCACCTCTTCGGGGTGTGGGCAGGCGACGTGCTGTCCACCTACGCGGTGCTGGGCTTCGTGCTGCTGCTCTTCCGTCAGCGCTCCGACCGCACGGTGCTGGCCTGGGCGCTGGTGCTGCTGGTGGCGGCGCCGCTGCTGATCCCCATCCTCCAGCGCTTCGGTCCCGTCCTGCTGCACGGCGCCGAGGCCGCGGCCCAGGCGGCCAAGGTCCATGAGGAGCACTCCGCCCAGATGCGCGCACGGTTCCTCGCGGGCCTCTCGAGCCACTCCTTCTGGACGAGCCAGAGGGAGAACGCGCGCTACTTCCTCTGGGAGATGCTCCCCCAGGTCAACCGCCTGCTCTGGATGCTGGGCATCCTGGGCCGCTTCCTGCTGGGGCTGCTCGCGGGAAGGCACCTGCTCATGCAGGAAGTGGAGCGCAACCGCCCCTGGCATCGCCGGCTGCTCGTCTGGGGGCTGGTGCCGGGCCTGCTGGGCAATGGCGCATGGGTGGTGGTGATGCACCTGCGCGCCGCGGGGGTGGTGGATCCGGCGAGGGATGCGTGGATGGTGCTCATGCCCGCCATCCAGGAGCTGGGCTTTCTGGGGCTGGCCGCGGTGTACGTGGCGGCCTTCGCCCTGCTCTTCCAGCGCGAGCGGTGGCGCCAGGGCATGCGGGTGCTGGCTCCGGTGGGGCGCATGGCGCTCACCCACTACCTGCTCCAGTCGGTGGTGAGCCTCTGCCTCTATGACGGATGGGGGCTGGGCCTCGTGGGCCGGCTGCCGCCCTCGCGCTGCGTGGCGCTCACGCTGGCCGTCTTCGCCCTTCAGGTGGCCATCAGCCACGTGTGGCTGTCGCGCTTCCGCTTCGGCCCGGCCGAGTGGCTGTGGCGCTCACTCACCTACGGCCGCGCGCAGCCCATGCGTCCTGCGCCCGCGCGTGCCACGGAGTCGTCGAGCCTGGGCGGAACCTCCGACTCGCGAGGGGATTAA
- a CDS encoding LysR family transcriptional regulator produces the protein METPYEPSWDDLRVLLALHRHGSFLAAGRALGMSTSSTARRIEALEKALGRPLVHRSSAGTSVEPDALELIDLAEQFEFGLQAVRRDEGDSAASGSVRLSLSEGFIAPVTRVLSDLRRTHPALLFEIVSETRMADLSKREADIGIRLARSTSPVLIEREVGRIQLALYAARSYVERRVRDGRIKRDDMGRHDFLGFETHLNKMPQAQWLTEQGAKRFVFRSNSYFALREAAEQGQGIIVMAAGTVTPGSELIQLETEARLPTVPLFLAYHRELRSVKRVRLVLGALEPLMRAATA, from the coding sequence ATGGAAACCCCTTACGAGCCGTCATGGGATGATCTGCGGGTGCTGCTCGCCCTCCACCGCCACGGGAGCTTCCTCGCCGCGGGCCGCGCGCTCGGGATGTCGACCTCGAGCACCGCTCGACGGATCGAGGCGCTCGAGAAGGCTCTCGGCCGGCCGCTGGTGCATCGCTCGAGTGCGGGGACCTCCGTGGAGCCGGATGCGCTCGAGCTGATCGATCTCGCGGAGCAGTTCGAGTTTGGGCTGCAGGCCGTGAGGCGCGATGAAGGCGACTCGGCGGCGAGCGGCTCCGTGCGGCTGTCGCTGTCCGAGGGCTTCATCGCGCCCGTCACCCGGGTGCTCTCGGACCTGCGGCGGACACATCCCGCCCTGCTCTTCGAGATCGTCTCCGAGACACGCATGGCCGATCTCTCGAAGCGCGAGGCGGACATCGGTATTCGCCTGGCTCGCTCGACGTCGCCTGTGCTCATCGAGCGCGAGGTCGGGCGGATCCAGCTCGCGCTCTATGCGGCGCGCTCGTATGTGGAGCGCCGGGTTCGGGATGGCCGCATCAAGCGGGACGACATGGGCCGGCACGACTTCCTCGGCTTCGAGACCCACCTGAACAAGATGCCTCAAGCCCAGTGGCTGACAGAGCAGGGCGCGAAGCGGTTCGTGTTCCGGAGCAACTCCTACTTCGCGCTGCGGGAGGCGGCCGAGCAGGGGCAGGGCATCATCGTGATGGCCGCCGGGACGGTGACGCCAGGCTCGGAGCTCATTCAGCTCGAGACGGAGGCCCGGCTCCCAACGGTGCCGTTGTTCCTCGCCTACCACCGCGAGCTGCGCTCCGTGAAGCGCGTCCGGCTCGTGCTCGGTGCGCTCGAGCCCCTGATGCGGGCCGCGACGGCATAG
- a CDS encoding SRPBCC family protein, translating to MSDRKNVVIERTYKARVEELWELWTTKDGFESWWGPQGFRVEVKALEAKLGGLLHYDMIADAPEMVAQMKKMGQPVSHETRGTFSEFKPHQRLALTHIIDFLPGVKPYDSTMVLELFPSGGSVRMVVTLTPMHDAQFTAMQIEGFTSQLTKLDKRFHL from the coding sequence ATGAGTGACAGGAAGAACGTGGTGATCGAGCGCACGTACAAGGCGCGGGTCGAGGAGCTGTGGGAGCTGTGGACGACGAAGGACGGCTTCGAGTCGTGGTGGGGGCCGCAAGGCTTCCGCGTGGAAGTCAAAGCCCTGGAGGCGAAGCTGGGCGGCCTCCTGCACTACGACATGATCGCCGACGCGCCCGAGATGGTGGCGCAGATGAAGAAGATGGGCCAGCCCGTCTCCCATGAGACCCGGGGCACGTTCTCCGAGTTCAAGCCCCACCAGCGGCTGGCGCTCACCCACATCATCGACTTCCTGCCCGGGGTGAAGCCCTACGACAGCACGATGGTGCTGGAGCTCTTCCCCTCGGGAGGCAGCGTCCGGATGGTGGTCACCCTGACCCCCATGCACGACGCTCAGTTCACCGCGATGCAGATCGAGGGCTTCACCAGCCAGCTCACCAAGCTGGACAAGCGGTTCCACCTCTAG
- a CDS encoding tellurite resistance TerB family protein, giving the protein MSSEYPQEQLLAFVQAMANVAASDGRVTEDERQQLDDVVAGIGLSPRDAQVTALIEKEFQKPGRLTDIVSKIRIRELRVSLLRMLVEVACADGEIANEERASVKEAASAFGFDVSVADELIDWTIASIKLEQREREIMAKLL; this is encoded by the coding sequence ATGTCGAGCGAGTACCCCCAGGAGCAGTTACTGGCGTTCGTCCAGGCCATGGCCAACGTGGCGGCGAGCGATGGCCGCGTCACCGAGGACGAGCGTCAGCAGCTCGATGATGTGGTGGCGGGCATCGGCCTGTCGCCCCGCGATGCGCAGGTCACCGCGCTCATCGAGAAGGAGTTCCAGAAGCCTGGCCGCCTCACCGACATCGTCAGCAAGATTCGAATCCGCGAGCTGCGTGTCTCCCTGCTGCGCATGCTCGTCGAGGTGGCGTGCGCCGACGGCGAGATCGCGAACGAGGAGCGCGCGTCGGTGAAGGAGGCCGCCAGCGCCTTCGGTTTCGACGTGTCGGTCGCCGACGAGCTCATCGACTGGACGATCGCCTCGATCAAGCTCGAGCAGCGCGAGCGCGAGATCATGGCGAAGCTGCTCTGA
- a CDS encoding ArsR/SmtB family transcription factor — protein MRLDAFQTLADPTRRRIVETLRQGERQVNDIVEEAGIHQSGVSRHLRILHESGFVSVRPDGQRRLYSLRPEPFHELEEWLAQYRALWEARLDRFGAALEQRQKQKRGHSHE, from the coding sequence ATGAGACTCGATGCCTTTCAGACGCTTGCGGACCCCACCCGCCGCCGAATCGTGGAGACGCTGCGGCAAGGCGAGCGACAGGTGAATGACATCGTCGAGGAGGCGGGAATCCACCAGTCAGGGGTCTCCCGGCACCTCCGCATCCTCCACGAGTCCGGCTTCGTCTCGGTGCGACCGGATGGACAGCGGCGGCTCTACTCGCTCAGGCCGGAGCCGTTCCATGAACTGGAGGAGTGGCTCGCTCAGTACCGCGCCTTGTGGGAGGCGCGGCTGGACCGGTTTGGAGCGGCGCTGGAACAACGACAGAAGCAGAAGAGGGGACACAGCCATGAGTGA
- a CDS encoding S1 family peptidase: MNRSLSRLTTLTALFAGLTTFSVTATAAEPEAVPLPDAAPEVLSAMQRDLRLPPEQAQRRLATEAVAARLEHSLREELGDTFGGAWMNEDGSKLIVGITDASRADAIRRAGAEPRLVARSEKQLEKVKAQLDRNALRAGRSVHSWYVDVTTNTVVVTAQDSALWSARSFLAGLGVAADGAIRVVPSKEEPRTMYDLRGGDAYYPGNARCSIGFSVNGGFVTAGHCGGVGTTTSGSNWAAQGTVRGSSFPGNDYGWVQVNGSWLSQPWVNNYAGGVAHVAGSNEAAVGASICRSGSTTGWRCGTIQAKNVTVNYAQGAVYGMTQSNACCEGGDSGGSWLSGDQAQGVTSGGSGNCTTGGTTFFQPLRPILSAYGLTLTTTAPAGGRAIVSRWNGKCIDIPNSNNADGTPLQMWDCNGTGAQSWTFYSDGTVRALGKCMDVAWGSTANGATIQLVACNGNPAQKFVLSAAGDLVNPQANKCVDIKDWNGASGARLQTWECGGTANQKWFLR, translated from the coding sequence ATGAACCGCAGTCTCAGCAGGCTCACCACCCTGACCGCGCTGTTCGCCGGTCTGACCACCTTCTCTGTCACCGCCACGGCGGCCGAGCCCGAGGCCGTGCCCCTTCCGGACGCCGCGCCAGAGGTCCTCTCCGCGATGCAGCGCGACCTGCGCCTGCCCCCGGAGCAGGCCCAGCGCCGGCTGGCCACGGAGGCGGTGGCCGCGCGCCTCGAGCACTCGCTGCGCGAGGAGCTGGGCGACACCTTCGGCGGTGCCTGGATGAACGAGGACGGCAGCAAGCTCATCGTCGGCATCACCGACGCGTCCCGCGCCGACGCCATCCGCCGCGCTGGTGCCGAGCCCCGACTGGTGGCGCGCAGCGAGAAGCAGCTCGAGAAGGTGAAGGCGCAGCTGGACCGCAATGCCCTGCGCGCGGGCCGGTCCGTCCACAGCTGGTACGTCGACGTCACCACCAACACCGTCGTCGTCACCGCCCAGGACTCCGCCCTGTGGAGCGCCCGCTCCTTCCTCGCCGGCCTCGGCGTGGCGGCGGACGGCGCGATTCGCGTGGTGCCTTCGAAGGAGGAGCCCCGCACGATGTATGACCTGCGCGGCGGTGATGCCTACTACCCGGGCAACGCGCGCTGCTCGATCGGCTTCTCCGTCAACGGAGGCTTCGTCACCGCGGGCCACTGCGGCGGCGTGGGCACCACCACCTCCGGCTCCAACTGGGCGGCCCAGGGCACCGTGCGCGGCTCGAGCTTCCCCGGCAACGACTACGGGTGGGTGCAGGTCAACGGCTCCTGGCTCTCGCAGCCGTGGGTGAACAACTACGCGGGCGGCGTGGCCCACGTCGCCGGCTCCAACGAGGCCGCGGTGGGCGCCTCCATCTGTCGCTCGGGCTCCACCACCGGCTGGCGCTGCGGCACCATCCAGGCCAAGAACGTCACCGTCAACTACGCCCAGGGCGCCGTCTATGGGATGACCCAGAGCAACGCCTGCTGCGAGGGCGGCGACTCCGGCGGCTCCTGGCTCTCCGGTGACCAGGCCCAGGGCGTCACCTCGGGTGGCTCGGGCAACTGCACCACGGGTGGCACCACGTTCTTCCAGCCGCTCAGGCCCATCCTCTCCGCCTATGGCCTGACGCTCACCACCACCGCCCCCGCCGGCGGTCGCGCCATCGTCTCGCGCTGGAATGGCAAGTGCATCGACATTCCCAACTCGAACAACGCCGACGGCACCCCGCTGCAGATGTGGGACTGCAATGGCACCGGCGCCCAGAGCTGGACCTTCTACTCCGATGGCACCGTCCGGGCGCTCGGCAAGTGCATGGACGTGGCCTGGGGCTCCACGGCGAATGGCGCCACCATCCAGCTCGTCGCCTGCAACGGCAACCCGGCCCAGAAGTTCGTGCTGAGCGCCGCGGGGGACCTAGTGAACCCGCAGGCCAACAAGTGCGTGGACATCAAGGACTGGAACGGGGCCAGCGGCGCCCGCCTGCAGACCTGGGAGTGCGGCGGCACCGCCAACCAGAAGTGGTTCCTGCGCTGA
- a CDS encoding CBS domain-containing protein, giving the protein MKRTGEAETTAHFPVQVRSTEYSEGQSEESRSVHCSVAKGSVPLERCMSCERYVSLLSTASGAASLQCRVPSASAEAEGTPDDLGTRLRTTPVSEVMTAKVTCVDSELNLDELAHVFEKKHIRAAPVVEDGGVLIGMVSKSDLVRGCTHDEEDEEDALEEGGHFPPDCLGVIVEGIMTTDVARLVETASLAEAARMFASRGVHHIPVVTKDDVVVGMLSVMDLARWIASQAEGPADR; this is encoded by the coding sequence ATGAAGCGAACTGGCGAAGCGGAGACGACGGCGCACTTCCCCGTTCAGGTGCGGTCCACCGAGTACAGCGAAGGCCAGAGCGAGGAGTCGCGCTCGGTTCACTGCTCCGTGGCGAAGGGCTCGGTGCCGCTCGAGCGCTGCATGAGCTGCGAGCGCTACGTGAGCCTGCTCTCCACCGCCTCGGGGGCCGCCTCGCTCCAGTGCAGGGTTCCCTCGGCCAGCGCCGAGGCGGAGGGCACGCCGGACGACCTGGGCACCAGGCTGAGGACGACGCCGGTCTCCGAGGTGATGACGGCGAAGGTCACCTGCGTGGACAGCGAGCTGAACCTGGATGAGCTCGCGCACGTCTTCGAGAAGAAGCACATCCGCGCGGCGCCCGTGGTGGAGGACGGGGGCGTGCTCATCGGGATGGTGTCGAAGAGTGATCTCGTCCGGGGCTGCACCCACGATGAGGAGGACGAGGAGGACGCGCTCGAGGAAGGCGGCCACTTTCCTCCCGACTGCCTGGGCGTCATCGTCGAGGGCATCATGACGACGGACGTCGCGCGGCTGGTCGAGACGGCCTCCCTGGCCGAGGCCGCTCGGATGTTTGCCTCCAGGGGCGTCCATCACATCCCGGTCGTCACGAAGGACGATGTCGTCGTGGGGATGCTCTCCGTGATGGACCTGGCGCGCTGGATCGCGAGCCAGGCCGAGGGCCCCGCGGACAGGTAG